The Leptospira sp. WS39.C2 genome contains a region encoding:
- a CDS encoding ATP-binding protein has protein sequence MSNPTKHADYGKVVRIQIPSNPRFVSHTRNYFFNLCLEHGFSLFDSMDLKLVIGEAITNIIRHAYSSRLDKPIFIEIQFDKDRVEIKLRDYGKKVEPKDLRSFDVSDYREHGIGLFMIRELTDYYFLDQSFEVGNQMVLIKRK, from the coding sequence ATGTCGAACCCCACGAAACATGCGGACTACGGAAAAGTAGTCCGTATCCAAATTCCTTCCAACCCCCGTTTTGTTTCTCACACTCGTAACTATTTTTTCAATTTATGTTTAGAACATGGATTTTCTCTTTTTGATTCCATGGATTTAAAATTGGTGATTGGGGAAGCCATCACCAATATCATTCGTCACGCTTATTCAAGTCGCCTAGACAAACCCATTTTCATTGAAATCCAATTTGATAAAGACAGAGTGGAAATCAAACTCAGAGATTACGGTAAAAAAGTAGAACCCAAAGATTTACGAAGTTTTGATGTGAGTGATTACAGAGAACACGGAATAGGACTTTTTATGATCCGAGAGCTCACTGATTATTATTTTTTAGACCAATCCTTTGAGGTTGGAAACCAGATGGTCCTCATCAAAAGAAAGTAA